The window TGTATACACTACTAGTCCAATATATCAATTTGTCAGTGAATATTATTTAGCCTCGTCCTTCATAGGTGTTGTGATCAGTTCTATTTTATTTGTCAAAATATATAAGAAGTATTTAAGGAGATGAGGTAAAGTGACCTTTAATGAAACTTTTCATCACGTGAATAACTTGATAATCCCAAAAGGATGTGAGGTTAAATAGTATCCCGTGACAAAACAGAGTGACTGATAATGAGTGGAAGTATGTATTACTAGGTAACTGAAGTATTTCTTGAATTAAGGTTTTCTTTCACATTCGATTTCGTCCTGGTTTCAACAACTATCAGTACGTGAATATTGTCTTTACTAAAATTCCATTTTAAATACTTCCTTCTCCTCTTGATAGACTGTCAACTCTCTGCTATTGGATTCTAACACTCCATAACACTTATGAAGTTGGGAACTATCTACTCTCAAATATTTAGTCTCGAACTGGAAATTATGAAAGGTGTAACAACCTTGAGTCATATGTCCGTTAAAGAAAAGTCTTGGTTTCAGCTCTTCTATCCCTTGATATACTAAGGCACTGCCCTCGTCCTTGCTCATTTCTGGATATACTTCTGGGAGATATGGGGGTTGATGCATCACTAGTATATCTAATCTATCTACTGCCTTTTTTATCCTGTAGATTGCATTTCTAAATCGTGTCGGAGAGGTCTTAGGAATTCCCTTTTTACTTCCTTCCCCTATTAGTCCATTAATTCCAGCAATTTTTAATCCTCCTACCTCATACACCTTTCCGTCATGCA is drawn from Sulfolobus acidocaldarius SUSAZ and contains these coding sequences:
- a CDS encoding metallophosphoesterase — protein: MRFLLVSDVHKSFRIYRNYNESVAIEWLLSVIDKVRPDVLISAGDWDDGMTPNDFLNIMSKVKKLLTVYGNHENFPLIEGYVMHDGKVYEVGGLKIAGINGLIGEGSKKGIPKTSPTRFRNAIYRIKKAVDRLDILVMHQPPYLPEVYPEMSKDEGSALVYQGIEELKPRLFFNGHMTQGCYTFHNFQFETKYLRVDSSQLHKCYGVLESNSRELTVYQEEKEVFKMEF